In Pyrus communis chromosome 1, drPyrComm1.1, whole genome shotgun sequence, the following are encoded in one genomic region:
- the LOC137740880 gene encoding putative F-box protein At3g52320 — MKMGQDMLVKILLTLPPKTLMRFKCVSKWWSALINNPGFVSNHLSNSANNNLTTLHVFLARLVVQRQHEEEEEENPKCNSTTKKGETEEVLSILEFCRDDDNTDDEHSNSCSLVGVQDIIIPQSLIQNIGVPEQQFRIHGHCNGIVLLSSESGLVLCNPGIGEFNRIPDEPCLPMWPLHQPDDYDGQDHLETGFHTGFGYDPMSNEYKVVTFTTYFQEGYENRRRFLSRHRAVVYTMGCDFWEEINTDSLEIETTLFWPKDFQMSFKGMCYWLGIEQDKELFPFDAVEHRFHANGILIISFDTSREVFHGIPLPSELQQFVRSDHLYLKLTVWNESVAFFALSVDRRRYPEPYEMWVMDDDFKGAWTKHLTIEGTDDQIRRCGPVALWGDECLMVDT; from the coding sequence ATGAAAATGGGACAAGATATGTTGGTGAAAATCCTACTAACTCTGCCTCCCAAAACTCTGATGCGATTCAAATGTGTCTCTAAATGGTGGTCTGCTCTCATCAACAATCCGGGTTTCGTGTCAAATCACCTCTCCAACTCCGCGAACAACAATCTCACCACTCTCCACGTCTTTTTGGCGCGATTAGTAGTGCAGCGGCagcatgaggaggaggaggaggagaaccCCAAGTGTAACAGCACCACTAAGAAGGGGGAGACTGAAGAAGTATTATCAATTCTTGAGTTTTGCAGAGACGATGATAATACTGATGACGAGCATAGCAATAGCTGCTCTCTTGTTGGTGTCCAGGACATCATTATTCCTCAATCTTTGATTCAAAATATCGGAGTGCCGGAACAACAATTTCGTATCCACGGCCACTGCAATGGCATTGTTTTACTATCTAGTGAGAGTGGCCTAGTTTTATGCAATCCCGGAATTGGAGAATTCAATCGTATTCCTGATGAGCCATGCCTTCCAATGTGGCCCTTGCACCAGCCGGATGATTACGATGGGCAAGACCATCTCGAAACTGGTTTTCATACTGGATTTGGCTATGATCCCATGTCTAACGAGTACAAAGTTgtgacctttactacttatttTCAAGAGGGATATGAAAACCGCCGGAGATTTCTTAGTCGGCACAGAGCAGTAGTATACACCATGGGTTGTGATTTTTGGGAAGAGATCAACACAGATTCTTTAGAAATCGAAACTACTTTGTTTTGGCCTAAGGATTTCCAGATGTCCTTCAAGGGAATGTGTTATTGGCTGGGAATTGAGCAAGATAAGGAATTATTTCCATTTGACGCAGTTGAGCATCGATTCCATGCGAATGGGATATTGATCATTTCCTTCGATACAAGTCGTGAGGTATTTCACGGTATACCCTTACCATCTGAGCTCCAACAGTTTGTCCGGTCGGATCACCTCTATTTGAAGCTTACTGTTTGGAATGAATCAGTTGCTTTTTTTGCCCTTAGTGTGGACCGTCGTCGATATCCTGAACCTTATGAAATGTGGGTGATGGATGATGACTTTAAGGGTGCTTGGACAAAACACTTGACCATTGAGGGCACAGATGATCAGATACGTAGGTGTGGACCTGTGGCGTTGTGGGGCGATGAGTGTCTTATGGTTGACACTTGA